One stretch of Oncorhynchus clarkii lewisi isolate Uvic-CL-2024 chromosome 1, UVic_Ocla_1.0, whole genome shotgun sequence DNA includes these proteins:
- the LOC139391354 gene encoding gigaxonin-like → MSTSDPVVSAAGSVVSDPQHSQKLLKALRSFWIEQCFQDAVLVLEGEKIPVQKNILAAASPYIRTKLNYNPPKEDGSMYTIELQGISVTIMKQILDYIFSGEISLSEDTIQDMVQAADLLLLTDLKSLCCQFLESCIAAENCIGIRLFSLHYCLHHVHHAATDFLQTHFCDVAVTEEFRELPPDRLCEILSMDKLNVGNEKHVLEAVVRWLGHDLEERRVHMKEVMSSVWIQGLDQGYLREQMLGEPLMREVIREYCNAPLGGATLQGEALLAAFKPRGYSECIVTVGGEERVTRKPSAMIRCMCPLYDPNRQLWIELEPMSIGRIGHGVLAAEGHLFVMGGMDETKTVLSSGEKYDPNTNTWTPIPSMKQARQNFGVAELDGMIYVLGGEEEDMELLTVEVFDPHYNTWTTQTSMTMVRKVGCYATMKKKIYAMGGGSYGKLYDSVESYDPKTQQWTAICPLKERRFGSVACGVGQELYVFGGVRSRDSDNPESSTMTTCKSEFFHDEMKRWIYLDDQNLCVQTSSSFVYGAVPIGVSIYVVGDLDTGTTYDYVREFRRSSGTWHRTKPMLTSDLCKTGCAALRIANCKLFRLQLKQGLFRHRVPSS, encoded by the exons ATGTCCACCTCTGATCCAGTGGTTAGCGCTGCAGGTTCGGTGGTATCGGACCCTCAACACTCTCAGAAACTTCTCAAGGCCCTTCGCTCATTCTGGATAGAACAATGCTTCCAAGACGCAGTGTTAGTACTGGAAGGGGAAAAGATTCCAGTCCAGAAAAACATTTTGGCTGCGGCTAGTCCATATATCAG AACAAAGCTGAACTACAACCCTCCAAAGGAAGATGGATCCATGTACACCATTGAGCTTCAGGGAATCTCTGTCACTATCATGAAGCAGATCTTGGACTACATCTTTAGTGGGGAG ATCAGTCTGAGTGAGGACACCATTCAGGACATGGTCCAGGCCGCTGACCTGCTGCTCTTGACAGACCTGAAGTCCCTGTGCTGCCAGTTCCTGGAGAGCTGCATTGCTGCAGAGAACTGCATTGGGATCCGGCTTTTCTCTCTACATTACTGCCTTCACCATGTTCACCATGCTGCCACAGACTTCCTTCAGACACATTTCTGTGATGTGGCCGTCACAGAGGAGTTTAGGGAGTTACCTCCAGACCGGCTGTGCGAGATCCTGTCGATGGACAAGCTCAACGTGGGCAATGAGAAACATGTCCTGGAGGCTGTGGTGCGCTGGCTTGGCCATGACCTGGAGGAACGGAGG gtGCACATGAAAGAGGTGATGTCATCGGTGTGGATCCAGGGGCTGGACCAGGGTTACCTGAGGGAGCAGATGTTAGGAGAGCCCTTGATGAGGGAGGTGATCCGGGAGTACTGCAACGCTCCACTGGGGGGCGCAACACTGCAGGGCGAGGCTCTTTTAGCCGCCTTCAAACCTCGTGGCTACTCGGAGTGCATTGTCACTgtagggggggaggagagagt AACGAGGAAGCCGTCAGCCATGATACGCTGCATGTGTCCACTCTATGACCCAAACCGCCAGCTGTGGATCGAGCTGGAACCAATGAGCATTGGGCGAATAGGGCATGGGGTGCTGGCAGCAG AGGGCCATCTCTTTGTGATGGGTGGCATGGATGAAACCAAGACAGTCCTGAGCAGTGGAGAGAAATATGACCCAAACACAAACACTTGGACCCCCATTCCTTCCATGAAACAG GCGAGGCAGAACTTTGGTGTTGCTGAGCTGGATGGGATGATCTATGTgttgggaggagaggaagaggacatgGAGCTCCTGACTGTGGAGGTGTTCGACCCTCACTACAACACCTGGACAACCCAAACCAGCATGACCATGGTCCGCAAG GTTGGCTGCTATGCCACCATGAAAAAGAAGATCTATGCCATGGGTGGTGGGTCATATGGAAAGCTGTACGACTCAGTAGAATCTTATGATCCAAAGACCCAGCAGTGGACTGCAATCTGCCCTTTGAAAGAGAGAAG GTTTGGCTCAGTGGCGTGTGGTGTGGGTCAGGAGCTCTATGTGTTTGGAGGCGTGAGGAGCCGTGACTCAGACAACCCAGAATCCAGCACCATGACCACCTGCAAGTCCGAGTTTTTCCATGATGAGATGAAAAG ATGGATATACCTGGACGACCAGAATCTCTGTGTTCAGACCAGTTCCTCCTTTGTGTATGGAGCTGTCCCCATTGGAGTCAGCATTTATGTGGTGGGAGACCTAGACACTG GTACAACCTATGACTATGTGAGGGAATTCCGTCGTAGCTCGGGGACGTGGCACCGCACCAAGCCCATGCTGACATCTGATCTGTGCAAGACGGGCTGTGCAGCCCTGCGCATCGCTAACTGCAAACTGTTCCGTCTGCAGCTGAAGCAGGGCCTGTTTAGACACAGGGTCCCATCGTCATAG